The window AGAAAAGGACGTAAGAATGATAAGAACATTGGACCGCTTGAGATTAAGGTTGTCAAGAGTGGTGCCTTTGATGAGCTTATGAACTTCTTTGTGTCTCGAGGCTCTTCTGTGAGTCAGTACAAGACGCCGAGATCAGTGACGAATGAAGAAGCGTTGAAGGTGTTAGAGGCGAGTGTAGTTTCCAAGTTTGTTAGCAAGAAGACTCCGTCTTGGGAGCTACATGAGCTGCATTCCAGTCGATAAAACCGTTGTTACAACAAGCGTGCATGGGACATGAGAGAAGggctaataataaataaaatgtcgGCTACAAATAAATAAGAGAAAACAGAACCTTGCATTGAATATGTAATCGAATACGAATAAAATATCGGCTGATTcggataaatttaaatatttttcatacaaatattttttttgaacaattcAGTTCTTTCACGTATTTCAGATAAAAAAATTCTGGataatttggtttataaatgatattttagaacatttagtaaattttaaatgatataaattgtattttaGATAGTTACATACCAACTTGCTTCGGTTTCGGTTTTCGAGATATAGAaaccatttaaatatttatgaacaTCCGTTTGATTCTGGGTTCCTTTTTCAGATTCGGTTCAGTTTTGAGCTTACTCACAATATGTAAAAAAAGTTACTTATAAATAGAAGAAACTCCAATTAAAACAACATAATACAAGAACAAGTGTGAACATGAAACAAATGCCATATAACATCTCTAGGAAACACAGTGTTTGAAGAACAAAGCCGAAGGCTCTTCTTTTATTGCATTATTACTACAGTAAACAAAACGAAGAGCCAAAGTTCAAATTCTGTGACGTTAAGCGTTTTCTTATCTTTTCTTCAATGGCTGGCTAGTTTGAGAGTGTTGGCCTTGTCTTGAAGTGTACCAAGCAGACTCTCGAAACTCTTCTTGAACGAGTCTACACCTTCTTCTTCCAACTGTTCTCCCACTTTGTTCCAGTCTATTCCCAGCTTCTCTAGTGCACTGTAAACCCCTTCTGCTTCTGACACATTCGCATCTATCGTCCTCTTCACCGTTCCATGGTCAATGAACGCTTCCAGCGCTTGATCCGGCATGGTTGAcacctaaacccaaaccaaaaatataaacacTTGTTTTGGGAAGTGAAACATGAGACGGCAAACACAAAAGATGACTCACAGTGTCAGGTCCAATGAGAGGAGCAACATATAAAGTGTCAGAGTAAGCTGGGTTCTTGACACTTGTCGATGCCCAGAGAAGCCTCTGCTTCTTGGCACCTTTCTTCACCAAAGCTTCCCATCTTGGGCCTGAGAACTTTTTCTGGTATAGTTGGTATGCTAATGCAGCTTGAGCCACAGCCGCCTGCAAGAACAACACATCAGGTGTTCACAAACTCATAAACTTATTCACAGCAATGAACCGAGATTTTACCTTGCCGCGGAGGTCTAGTGCTTCTGGGGTACCAATCTTCTCAAGCATCTTGTCCATGAGTGTATCCACACGACTAACAAAGAAGGAAGCAACACTTGTAACTCTTGACAGGTCATCAAGTCCAGACGCCTCGAGTCCATCCAAATATGCATCAATCACTGCCTCATATCTCGCTATTGAGAATATAAGCTGAAACAGAACAGAACTGGTTTATATCACTGTACACCAATAAAAAGCTCAGCATTCGTTTCGGGTTTTGAGGCTGTTATAAGTATAGGTGTAATGGATTGTAAAGTTATGCATTCACATAATAATATACATACCATTACACTCTGTAAAGTTATTCATTCACATAATAATATGGGTCTAATGGATTGTAAAGTTATTCGCGTTTGTTCCCAACAATAACTATTCTGGTTTCAGGATAAGCCATTACACTCTACaaattttttaagtattataacTCAGTTTAGGACAAGTTACTTACCGTGACATTGACACTTATTCCAGAAGCAATGACATCTCTGATGGAAGGAATACATGGAGAAGTAGCAGGGATCTTAATATAGACATTAGGACGGTTCACAGACTTATGAAGAAGTTTAGCAGCTTTAACAGTGGTTTTGGTATCATCAGCAAGCAGAGGTGAAACTTCAACAGAAACATAGCCATCCTCAGCATCAGTCTGGTCATAGATTGGCTCAAAAAGCTTGCAAGCATCTTGAATATCCTTCACCACAAGCTCCCAGTACGCTTTTTTAATGGCTGTTCCAGACTCCACAAGTGtcctaacaaaaataaaaacaaaaagaaactgaTTCTAATACAGCCAAAAAAGCATCATAAAGATATGCATCCACACTATTACCTGAACTGATCATTATAAGCATCTGAAGTGGATATGGCTTTCTGGAAGATCTACAAAGGTTTTAATAGAGTGAAGGAGTTTAAGACAAAATGAAACAACCAGAGAGTAAAGCAAAAGGTAAAAGAGGACGCACAGAGAGAGATGGTTATAAAAAATTACCGCAGGGTTGCTAGTTACACCTCGAACGCCACGGGCAATGAAGGGGATAAGATCAGTGACAGGACGGCATAGATTATCATACCAAGGACTCTGGCCTTCCTTCTCATATAGATCGTGAAGAGTAGTTCTCTTTGTAGTACTTCCGTTTCCACCAGAGGCTGAACACCTCACACTTCAAATCAACCAAAGCTTGCAAGATCAACTTCATAGCAAGAAACAGACTATACAGAGACAAAGACACATGCAGCAGTTAAGTTGATATATATACTTACAAGAGGGAAGGTCTGGTCTGTTGGTTGTAACGAATAGAAAGATGGGAAGCAGAAGAAAGCTTGGCGTTAAAACTTCGGAGGTTGACGGAGGATCTTGGTAAGACGGAGGAAGATCTAGAGCCGGCAGAAGTGGTGGCGGGTGTAAGGTTGGTGAGATTGGTAACAGACGCCATTTTTTCAGCTGGGGAAGTATGAAAAGTATTATTCTTGGTTTAATCGGATGATAAAAACCagaaaaagggaaaaaaaaaatgggGTTAGGTTTGGTGGAATGGTGAGCTACGTGGAAGAGTAaatatgatgatggtgatggatTGCTGCTTTAAGAGAGTTGTCTGAGACAAAAACATGTATTTAGAGTAGTAAATGATGTCTTACGATACACATGAGAGGTTGCTTTAGGTCTTGTAACTTGTAATGGCTGTTGTTAGTTTTGAAAGGGTCAAATTTTGGCTTTTATATGTGTACAATCAGGACACCTAAGTTTAGATAAAGGTCAAACGTTTAGAAGACAAAATGAATTGAGATACGGAACTCCTTGTTGCACataaatctttttatttgtGATGATGACGCCTAGAAACTTAAAGAGAGATGCCAACGGATCTGTTTCATACAATAAGAACAGACTATGAACAGTCTTTCATCAAGAAATGGAAAAACAGAACTTTGAGTACACGTTCAATAAATAGACAAAGTTTCTtattattcaacaaaaaaagcaAGACAATCTTGCTCTAAATTGcctgaatattaaaaaaaaaaaacagatgagAATCTTTGAGAAACAGACAGTCTGTTGTGTTTTTATTCGTCATTAACCAATGAGTAACTTATTCTCTTCCAAGAAGCTGTAGGTTGGTACCTCCAGGTTGTATGGAGCCGGACCTTTCCTAATCCTTCCAGAGATGTCGTAATGCGATCCGTGACAAGGGCAAAACCAACCACCGTAATCACCAGCATTAGGCAAGGGGATGCATCCCAGGTGAGTGCAGACTCCAACCACCACTAACCATTCCGGATTCTTGACCCTGACCGAGTCTTCTTGCGGATCTCTCAGAGAACCAAGATCCACGCTATTGGCAAGCTTGATATCATCCTCTGTTCTTCTCCTGATGAAGACAGGCTTTCCACGCCACTTCACTGTAACAGTGGTTCCTGGCTCAATGCTCCCTAGGTCAACCTCGAGGGAAGCAAGGGCAAGGACGTCCTTACTTGCGGACATGCTGACAATGAGTTTCAGAACAAGAAGGCGGAGAACAGAGGCGTAGACAAACCTCCCACCTGACAGGACGAAGTACGCGAATGCACGTTTGCTAGGGTCACCAGGTGGGTAACGCTCATGGTTGTGATCGTCATAGACAATCTTAGAGTTAGGTGTCTTGACAGCCTCCACGGTGGCTGGTTCCGAACCAAAACCTACCTCATTCCCTTGAGTAAGGACTTGAGATGAGAAACCTAAAAATAGCATGAAAACTTAATATAGTTTACATTGGGATCAAATAATTCTACAACAATTAAGCAACAAAGGGACTACTACAACTATCAAGATGTGACAATTAATGAGTACATAAAAATGGAATCCATCCATGCGGTATAAGAATCATACAGAGTAACAGTAGAAGCATAACAGATTCATCAAGACAATACTCTACCACAATATCAAGGAAAAATAGCAAGAAAACAAATTCAGTTATCAGATGCTGTGTATATTatattacagaaaaaaaaaaaattcccaagcaaatatgataagaaaatataaatttcggagcctttttaataaatcaggatacaaaagatcaaaactttggTAAGCTTCTTTATAATCTCATTTCAAATCCGATAAATTAACTCAAAAGTCCATTCCTTTCTAGAAGAAAGAAGCAATCATAGAAGGCAAAACTATCCAGGGGGCAAGGAGAAGACATCAATCTCTAATTCATGGGGAATCAAAACCTATAACACGTCCGTTCTAGTTCATTCCGTAACTCATTcatataagcaaaaaaaaaaactaaaaaaaaatcgaacctTTTTGATAGCACTAAAATCAAACACCTGAAATGAAAACTAAAATCAATCCAGAGAACAGGGGGGCAGACCTCTTACAAGGCTTCGGTGGTAAGAACCGAAACGAGAAAGGGCAGGTGAGGGGACAGATCTGGTggcggaagaggaggaggaggagttgCCGCCGCCATCGGAGAGGGTATGGTCGCGGGAGAGGGCGAAGGAGGTCGCATTAGTAGATCTCTGCGAAACAGAGAAAAGCCTCCTCCCTGCTACTCGCAGCATCTCTGCTCTCAGGGTGTAATGGCCGAATCTAGGGTGTTTGGTTCAAGCGAGAACAGGCTCTCAAAGGTTATGGACACGACCGATGCAACAGGGGAGAAGAGTTCCGTATAATTAGTCTTTCATGGAAGAAATGGTCAACTTGATTTTACTATAGtgtatttaaagtttttttttttttgtttacatatattttggttttactcgaatattttggtttatttattttttcagaaGATATTCAACatgacattaaaaaaaaaaatagagttcatgtttttttttaaaaaggttttGAATAAAGGAAGTATTAATAATTATGTAGATTATTAAATTTATGGCACAGACAAAAATTTTTTTGTGTAAATTTTCATAAGAAAAAATTATTAGAGTAATGCAAATAGAACCATTAGatataagtatttaaaattattttattaaaaataggtgattcaaatacaaaaattattgtcaAACAGTAAAGACAGATATATGAAAAATGTTTTCAACAAATTTACCAGATGATAAAGCCATACAAATGACAAAAGTTTGTATTATTCAGGCACAACCAAGACAATCTTTTACTTGCTGAGAGACCAAAAAGTGTGAGGCAAGCAAGCTTGCTAGCTAAAATTTTAGcgtgaaaatatataaagaaaacaaaaacatacgAGGGTCTTTAAGACACAGGCAGTGTCTGTTTTATTCATCAACCAATGAGCAACTTATTCTCTTCCAAGAAACTGTAGGTTGGTACTTCCAGGTTGTAAGGTGCAGGACCTTTCCTAATCCTTCCTGAGATGTCGTAATGCGAACCATGACACGGGCAAAACCAACCACCGTAGTCACCAGCATTAGGCAAGGGGATACACCCCAAATGAGTGCAGACTCCAACCACGACTAGCCACTCCGGATTCTTGACCCTGACCGCATCTTCTTGCGGGTCTCTCAGAGAACCAAGATCCACGCTATTGGCAAGCTTAATGTCATCTTCTGTCCGTCGCCTGATGAAGACAGGCTTTCCACGCCACTTCACCGTCACAGTAGTTCCTGGTTCGATGCTCCCGAGGTCAACCTCGAGGGAAGCAAGGGCAAGGACGTCTTTACTTGCGGACATGCTGACAATGAGCTTCAGAACAAGAAGGCGGAGAACAGAGGCGTAAACAAACCTCCCACCGGACAGGACGAAATAAGCGAAGGCACGCTTGCTAGGGTCACCAGGTGGGTAACGCTCATGGTTATGGTCGTCATAGACAATCTTTGAGTTAGGTGTTTTGATAGCGTCGACCGTGGCTGGGACTTCGGAGGCAAAACCTAACTCATTCCCTTGAGTAATGACTTGAGATGAGAAACCTGAAAACAGTATGAAGCATTAATAAATATCATACCACGCATATTCATTCTAATGTTCTATACATTTAAGCAATAAAACGTTAAACTATGACATTAATGCATACGTTTCGACAGAGAAAACAAAAGGTAAACATAAAAACTGAATCCATGTGGCATACGAATGATGCAGGAATCAGGATAGTAACAGATTTATCCAAACAATTCTACCATCTAACACTAATCAAATGATCAGATGAGATGATGTGCATCAGAGAGTTCACTAGTACGCAACAAACATCCAAAAGCATAGCTCCTTAGGTAAACAAAACTACATTCCAGATTCCTTTACTGATGCAAGTTCCTGAGAATGCCATTTAGACACAAGATCCAAACTTTAGGAAATGAGAAACTTTTCACATCAAACAGAAAGATTATCTCAGCACAGGACAATTCGTATCCGATCAATAAAACTCAAATGTTTATTTCTCCTTCTAGACTGACGAATTCACACAAGAAATAACTTTTCTCCAGCAATGATACACGCGTAGATACGAGGACTGGAATCTAAATCATTACCAGGACTCATACGAGGAAAAAGTAATGATTTTTCAAGAATTATCTTACAATCAACGCCTGAAATAAACTATGAAATCAATCCAGAGAAAGATAAAGACCTCTTATAAGGCTCCGGTGGTAAGAATTGAAAGATGAAAGATCTGCAGAGGGAACAGATCTGTGGGTGGAAGACGAGTCGCCTCCATTGGAGATGGGATGATCTCGGGAAAGTACGAAGGAGGTCGCCGTAGATGATCTCTGTGAAACAGAGAAAAGCCTCCGCCCTGCAACTCGCAGCATCTTCGCTCAATCCTAAGGTTAGGGATGATGATGGCTTGGCCTGCCTatgcaaaaacaaaacaaaaaagattagTCCTTTTGTTCGAGAAAACGTCAATCAATTTGGTTTTaactagggctgggcaaataaaccgaacccgaaaacccgTACTGAATCcaatccgataaaaatgaatccgaaccgatccgaatccgacgtaaataccgaatgggtcttgttttatggtatttcgggttatgggtattatccgaaccaaactcgaatctaaatggatatccaatataacccgaaacattcaaaacctcgaaaagatcttgtaccaaacatgatctcaattcctaatatgtatccaaaatacactaagaaatattaaacatctaaaatacttatctattacatgaaggttggtggttctattacatgaagtTTGATAGTTAAAGATGGCCattgaatcttgaagtatttaaattttgattttgttttttcgttaaacaatgtttctcatttcatgaggacttggttttcgttttatgtttttatttatttggttttctttttatcagtaaatatgtttacttttcgtttgattttgaatgatcacggttgatgttccttatttttgaatcgattttacttaagttttggttacaaaataagtacaaatcaggtattttaaaactgaagaaccgattttactcattttttggttataagataggtaaaaatcaggtacttttaaaccgaaaaaccgattgggacccgaacccaaaaatatattgggttgtactggttctttgaagatttactaaccccgacccgaacccgatagaacccgaaccggtcccgaaccgaactttcatataatccgaatgtgactgattttgataaacccgaaaaactgaaacccgattggataaaaccgaaatcCGATTGGGACctcgaatgcccaggcctagttTTAACTTTTGTTAACCcgatttgttttctttattacaTACGCTCTATGCTTACGTGGCACCTTTTATGCACTTGTGTTTTGTTTTCGTGGCTCTCTCACCTTGATCGAGTCCTGACTCATCGTTTTAACAATTTGCCCATTAATTCTCAAATGTAAACCCAAATATCATTGAAATTTGATGTCTTCAAAAAAGCTTATTTCGAAGGAAAACAACAATTGTAAAATGAAatgataaaatttaaaacacgaCACAAGTGTctgtttgttgttgtttctcaTGAGTGTCATATTTTATTTGTCAACTGGTGGTAGTAGCATCACCACAAAATCTTCAAAGGTTGCTGAGGTCAACAGGTTCACGGAGGAGCCTCTCCATCTGCTGCGCCCTTGTCCTGATAGACATGTCCAACACCTTTTGTTGGAACTCTACTATTAGCCCTCCATAGATACTCGGATCAATCTGCCAACAAAACAACCATGTATTACACTCCAGCTTCATAATCACAAGCCAATAATCAGATTACATACCTTTTGTTCCACAGTTACTTTCTTCCCTTCTCCAATTATCTCCTGGAGTGTGTCCTTCAATTCCTTCTCCTCAGCAGGGGGAAGCGGCTGTTTGTCACAAAacatttcttattttaaatcCACAATCCTCAGTTACAACTCTAAACAGTATAAGAAGAACTCTAGCTTACCATGACTGTGGTAACCAAAACCTTGACGTCTCCCCTATGTGCTGTTGTCAGCTGCATGAATTTCTTCACAATCACGTCTAAATTCTTCAGCTTCCCGTTCTCAGCTAACAAAGCTGTTCGGAAAGCAAACAACTTTTGATCAAAATCGAAACATGGTCACTCAAAGTCATAAACTTTCAGGAACTCAATTGACATACAGAGGAAGTTCTTGGTGGGTTCCGCAAACTTGGCTTTA of the Brassica rapa cultivar Chiifu-401-42 chromosome A03, CAAS_Brap_v3.01, whole genome shotgun sequence genome contains:
- the LOC103856014 gene encoding transaldolase translates to MASVTNLTNLTPATTSAGSRSSSVLPRSSVNLRSFNAKLSSASHLSIRYNQQTRPSLFVRCSASGGNGSTTKRTTLHDLYEKEGQSPWYDNLCRPVTDLIPFIARGVRGVTSNPAIFQKAISTSDAYNDQFRTLVESGTAIKKAYWELVVKDIQDACKLFEPIYDQTDAEDGYVSVEVSPLLADDTKTTVKAAKLLHKSVNRPNVYIKIPATSPCIPSIRDVIASGISVNVTLIFSIARYEAVIDAYLDGLEASGLDDLSRVTSVASFFVSRVDTLMDKMLEKIGTPEALDLRGKAAVAQAALAYQLYQKKFSGPRWEALVKKGAKKQRLLWASTSVKNPAYSDTLYVAPLIGPDTVSTMPDQALEAFIDHGTVKRTIDANVSEAEGVYSALEKLGIDWNKVGEQLEEEGVDSFKKSFESLLGTLQDKANTLKLASH
- the LOC103856015 gene encoding cytochrome b-c1 complex subunit Rieske-2, mitochondrial yields the protein MLRVAGRRLFSVSQRSTNATSFALSRDHTLSDGGGNSSSSSSATRSVPSPALSRFGSYHRSLVRGFSSQVLTQGNEVGFGSEPATVEAVKTPNSKIVYDDHNHERYPPGDPSKRAFAYFVLSGGRFVYASVLRLLVLKLIVSMSASKDVLALASLEVDLGSIEPGTTVTVKWRGKPVFIRRRTEDDIKLANSVDLGSLRDPQEDSVRVKNPEWLVVVGVCTHLGCIPLPNAGDYGGWFCPCHGSHYDISGRIRKGPAPYNLEVPTYSFLEENKLLIG
- the LOC103856016 gene encoding cytochrome b-c1 complex subunit Rieske-2, mitochondrial, producing the protein MLRVAGRRLFSVSQRSSTATSFVLSRDHPISNGGDSSSTHRSVPSADLSSFNSYHRSLIRGFSSQVITQGNELGFASEVPATVDAIKTPNSKIVYDDHNHERYPPGDPSKRAFAYFVLSGGRFVYASVLRLLVLKLIVSMSASKDVLALASLEVDLGSIEPGTTVTVKWRGKPVFIRRRTEDDIKLANSVDLGSLRDPQEDAVRVKNPEWLVVVGVCTHLGCIPLPNAGDYGGWFCPCHGSHYDISGRIRKGPAPYNLEVPTYSFLEENKLLIG
- the LOC103856017 gene encoding ATP synthase subunit O, mitochondrial encodes the protein MALAGRIRSGISFFKTISVSDSVSSARSHLRGAPLIPALRDYATASAQKTGNVKVPVALVGESGNFASWLYIAAVKMNSLEKIESDLSELVEAMKTSPTFSQFTKDPSVPRETRLAAIVDVCDKAKFAEPTKNFLSLLAENGKLKNLDVIVKKFMQLTTAHRGDVKVLVTTVMPLPPAEEKELKDTLQEIIGEGKKVTVEQKIDPSIYGGLIVEFQQKVLDMSIRTRAQQMERLLREPVDLSNL